From a region of the Thermodesulfobacteriota bacterium genome:
- a CDS encoding 5-formyltetrahydrofolate cyclo-ligase: protein MEETLKTKSEIRSDIADIYNVLSDNEIKQKTKEIENRLFNFANFLESKIALLYINNNCEVISLDIIKRCFELYKIVVLPAPNTNHYEMKLMKIDNIDRDLKPGTQGILEPDSDRCKTVPIESIDIAIVPGIAFDEKGGRIGAGDGYYDRLIPKLPITTRKVALSFESQIIQQVPVESHDRHVDIIITEKRIIYKI from the coding sequence ATGGAAGAAACACTAAAAACCAAATCAGAAATTCGCAGCGACATTGCAGACATATATAATGTTTTATCCGATAATGAAATAAAACAAAAAACCAAAGAAATAGAAAACCGTCTTTTTAATTTTGCGAACTTTCTTGAATCAAAAATCGCCCTGCTTTATATCAATAACAACTGCGAAGTCATTTCGCTGGATATAATAAAAAGATGCTTTGAATTGTATAAAATTGTTGTTCTTCCTGCCCCAAACACAAATCATTACGAAATGAAGTTAATGAAAATTGACAACATTGACAGGGATTTAAAGCCAGGTACCCAAGGCATTTTAGAACCTGATTCCGATCGTTGCAAAACAGTGCCCATTGAATCCATTGACATTGCAATCGTTCCCGGAATTGCTTTTGACGAAAAAGGGGGAAGGATAGGTGCTGGCGACGGCTACTATGACAGGCTTATTCCAAAACTTCCAATTACCACCAGAAAGGTCGCTCTTTCTTTTGAAAGTCAGATCATTCAGCAGGTGCCGGTGGAATCCCATGACAGGCATGTGGATATTATCATTACGGAAAAAAGAATCATTTATAAAATATAA
- the serS gene encoding serine--tRNA ligase: MLEIKFVRQNFSDVQKALSARGETVEIDSFKDCDARRREILVEIEKLRHNRNVVTDRIAAMKKAGEDAESLVVEMRGVSARIKELDISLSEYEEKLTKILLGLPNIPHSSVPVGKDSLENPVVKKIGEPPEFGFDPQAHWDLGQKLGILDFDRAARMAGARFPLYFGAGARLERALINFMLDIHTQEHGYKEVLPPFMVNRKSMTHTGQLPKFEEDLFKLEGWDYFLIPTAEVPVTNIHHNEILDENMLPVLYTAYTPCFRSEAGSYGKDTRGLIRQHQFNKVELVKFTLPETSYEELEKLLSNAESILQRLELPYQVVNLCTGDLGFSAAKTYDIEVWMPAQGVYREISSCSNFENFQARRANIRFKTKGKKGTQLVHTLNGSGLAVGRTVAAILENFQQPDGSVILPEALRPYMGNMERIKL; this comes from the coding sequence ATGCTTGAAATCAAGTTCGTGAGGCAAAATTTTTCAGATGTTCAAAAAGCACTTTCAGCAAGAGGTGAAACCGTTGAAATTGATAGCTTTAAAGATTGCGATGCACGCCGCAGAGAGATTCTCGTTGAAATTGAAAAGCTCAGACATAACCGCAATGTGGTGACTGACCGGATTGCGGCCATGAAAAAAGCCGGGGAAGATGCTGAAAGCCTTGTCGTTGAGATGCGTGGAGTTTCTGCCAGAATCAAAGAGCTGGATATATCTTTGTCGGAATATGAAGAAAAATTAACCAAGATTCTCCTTGGATTGCCGAACATACCCCATTCATCGGTTCCGGTTGGGAAGGACAGCCTGGAAAATCCGGTTGTGAAAAAGATCGGCGAGCCACCTGAATTTGGGTTCGATCCACAGGCTCATTGGGACCTGGGCCAAAAATTAGGAATACTTGATTTTGACCGAGCAGCCAGGATGGCTGGTGCGCGCTTCCCCCTTTATTTTGGGGCAGGAGCAAGACTGGAAAGGGCTTTAATTAATTTTATGCTTGATATCCATACCCAGGAACATGGTTATAAGGAAGTCCTCCCCCCTTTTATGGTGAATCGAAAATCCATGACCCACACCGGTCAATTACCTAAATTTGAAGAAGATCTTTTTAAGCTGGAAGGATGGGATTATTTTTTGATACCCACAGCGGAAGTTCCGGTCACCAATATTCACCATAACGAGATTCTGGATGAGAATATGTTGCCAGTGTTATATACTGCTTATACACCATGCTTTCGATCAGAGGCCGGATCTTATGGCAAAGATACCAGGGGGCTGATACGGCAGCATCAGTTTAATAAGGTTGAACTGGTTAAATTTACCCTGCCGGAAACATCCTATGAGGAGCTTGAAAAGCTTTTAAGTAACGCTGAATCAATTTTACAGCGCCTTGAACTCCCTTACCAGGTGGTAAACCTCTGTACAGGAGATCTGGGTTTTTCTGCAGCCAAGACCTATGATATTGAAGTCTGGATGCCTGCCCAGGGAGTTTATAGAGAAATTTCATCATGCAGCAATTTTGAAAATTTCCAGGCCAGACGTGCAAATATCCGTTTTAAGACAAAGGGGAAAAAGGGCACACAGCTTGTTCACACACTAAATGGATCAGGGCTTGCTGTGGGCCGCACCGTTGCGGCCATTCTTGAAAATTTTCAGCAACCGGACGGTTCGGTGATTTTACCAGAGGCACTCAGACCGTATATGGGAAATATGGAGAGAATAAAGTTGTGA